A single window of Martelella sp. NC20 DNA harbors:
- a CDS encoding L-idonate 5-dehydrogenase codes for MLKDYAIVVHAAKDLRSETRDLVPLGAGEVRLEMAWGGICGSDLHFYRHGGTGVAKLRQPMVLGHELSGRVCETTQDSRGFAVGDAVVVHPARVCGQCHGCLSGREQLCEDVRFLGSAARMPHCDGGFRRFLTIEATQLRRVPEGLPLDIAALTEPLAVALHAIARAGDVAGRTVLVMGAGPIGALLVAALRLKGAARIAAADISDFPLNLARRVGADETWNMTCTAPEDTFDVVFEATGVPDGLSAAISRARRGGVIAQVGIFAAGLVPAPLSLVVGREIDLRGCWRFGSEFNDALGMLADHSPQFSNLVTQRFSVDDYKDAFETASDRTRAMKVLLDLAVTNKGAGSPC; via the coding sequence ATGCTGAAAGATTATGCAATCGTGGTTCATGCCGCGAAAGATCTGCGCTCGGAGACGCGCGATCTCGTGCCTCTCGGTGCGGGTGAGGTCAGGCTCGAAATGGCCTGGGGCGGGATTTGCGGCTCCGATCTCCATTTCTATCGTCACGGCGGAACCGGCGTTGCAAAACTCCGCCAGCCAATGGTTCTCGGCCACGAGCTTTCCGGCCGTGTCTGCGAGACAACGCAGGATAGTCGCGGTTTTGCCGTCGGCGATGCCGTCGTGGTTCATCCGGCACGCGTCTGCGGCCAATGCCATGGGTGCCTGTCCGGCCGGGAGCAGCTTTGCGAGGACGTGCGCTTTCTGGGAAGTGCGGCGCGCATGCCCCATTGCGATGGCGGCTTCCGGCGTTTCCTGACGATAGAGGCGACGCAGCTTCGGCGGGTGCCCGAAGGACTGCCGCTCGACATTGCCGCGCTGACCGAGCCGCTGGCGGTTGCCCTTCACGCCATCGCGCGGGCAGGCGACGTCGCCGGCCGCACGGTGCTGGTCATGGGCGCCGGGCCGATCGGCGCGCTGCTCGTTGCCGCGCTGAGGCTGAAGGGTGCCGCCCGGATCGCCGCCGCCGATATCAGCGACTTTCCCCTGAACCTGGCGAGGCGGGTGGGGGCGGATGAAACCTGGAACATGACCTGCACGGCCCCGGAAGACACATTCGATGTTGTTTTCGAGGCCACCGGCGTGCCCGACGGCCTTTCCGCTGCGATCTCGCGAGCACGCCGGGGCGGCGTCATTGCGCAAGTCGGGATCTTTGCGGCCGGGCTCGTGCCAGCCCCGCTGTCTCTGGTTGTCGGTCGCGAGATCGATTTAAGGGGCTGCTGGCGTTTTGGCAGCGAGTTCAACGACGCCCTCGGAATGCTGGCCGACCATTCCCCACAGTTCAGCAATCTCGTGACACAACGGTTTTCCGTCGATGACTATAAAGATGCCTTCGAGACGGCTTCGGACCGGACACGCGCGATGAAAGTCCTGCTCGACCTTGCTGTGACGAACAAGGGGGCTGGAAGTCCGTGCTGA